One window of Treponema denticola genomic DNA carries:
- a CDS encoding MgtC/SapB family protein, with the protein MDAGALTDKIIIIRLLLSFLAGCCIGMERSGKRQVAGLRTHILICVGACGMMIISIWLPKMSGNGDTARIAAQVVSGMGFLGAGAILKIGANVKGLTTAASIWVIAGIGLAIGSGLYTAGIVMTVISLLTLSLVNRLELKIFPVRQNKFLEIYFHGNKPPMTEIINVLSDYSASIVSTNVRSSKSSKEHSKVVLFINVPKKLDISKMTEDFQKIEEIDTIVLREKIT; encoded by the coding sequence ATGGATGCCGGAGCTTTAACAGACAAAATAATTATTATTCGTTTACTTTTAAGTTTTTTAGCCGGTTGTTGTATAGGTATGGAGCGTTCCGGTAAAAGGCAGGTAGCGGGCTTACGCACTCATATCTTAATTTGCGTAGGTGCCTGCGGGATGATGATAATATCCATCTGGCTTCCCAAAATGAGCGGTAATGGAGATACGGCCAGAATAGCTGCTCAGGTTGTTTCAGGTATGGGTTTTTTAGGTGCCGGAGCTATTTTAAAGATAGGAGCCAATGTAAAAGGACTCACAACAGCGGCTTCAATATGGGTAATTGCAGGAATAGGCTTGGCTATAGGAAGCGGGCTGTATACTGCCGGAATAGTGATGACGGTTATTTCCCTGCTAACCCTTTCCCTTGTAAACAGACTTGAACTTAAAATTTTTCCTGTAAGGCAAAATAAATTCTTAGAAATATATTTTCACGGAAATAAACCTCCAATGACGGAGATAATAAATGTTTTATCGGATTACTCTGCATCTATTGTGTCCACAAATGTCCGCTCATCAAAATCGTCCAAGGAACATTCTAAGGTCGTTCTTTTTATAAATGTTCCTAAAAAGCTGGATATTTCCAAGATGACCGAAGACTTTCAAAAAATCGAAGAAATAGATACAATAGTACTGCGAGAAAAAATAACTTAA
- a CDS encoding Rpn family recombination-promoting nuclease/putative transposase produces the protein MEKLFKITLRNDYAFKRVFGVEENKDVLQDLLECILDIPPETIAGLELLDKEFHKELLSEKLGILDIKLRLKDGTFVDIEIQNSWHFDFPERTLYYWSKMYNEAIKQGQDYTKLPKCITINLIGKGFDKNKRLHNKYLVLEQDTKEPLVSKLEIHILNLEKARLLKEGQYKNNKTKRLLNWLKFIETDNPEVREVLAENSEIMKKANTAIYVMEMSPRDKWLYDSRMKYEHDRASCISEGYRQGIDKGAHQKALETANLMKKANCEVDFIIQMTGLSKEEIEKL, from the coding sequence ATGGAAAAACTATTTAAAATCACCCTCCGCAACGACTACGCTTTTAAACGAGTCTTCGGAGTAGAGGAAAACAAAGATGTTCTACAGGACTTACTGGAATGTATCCTAGACATTCCGCCTGAAACAATCGCGGGCTTGGAACTTTTGGATAAGGAGTTTCATAAAGAGCTTTTAAGTGAAAAGCTAGGTATCTTGGACATCAAGTTAAGGCTAAAAGATGGAACCTTTGTCGACATTGAAATTCAAAACAGTTGGCATTTTGATTTTCCTGAAAGAACCTTATATTATTGGTCTAAAATGTACAATGAAGCCATAAAACAAGGTCAAGACTATACAAAACTGCCAAAGTGTATTACAATAAACTTGATAGGAAAAGGCTTTGATAAAAATAAGCGTTTGCACAACAAGTATCTTGTTTTAGAACAAGACACAAAAGAGCCTTTAGTTTCAAAACTTGAGATTCATATATTGAACCTTGAAAAGGCAAGGCTCTTAAAGGAAGGTCAATATAAAAATAATAAAACAAAACGCTTATTAAACTGGCTGAAATTTATCGAAACTGATAATCCGGAGGTGAGAGAAGTGTTAGCAGAAAATTCAGAGATAATGAAAAAAGCAAATACCGCTATTTATGTAATGGAAATGAGTCCTAGAGATAAATGGCTATATGATTCCCGTATGAAATATGAACACGATAGAGCATCATGTATAAGTGAAGGTTATCGCCAAGGTATTGATAAAGGTGCGCACCAAAAAGCTCTCGAAACGGCAAATCTTATGAAAAAAGCAAATTGTGAAGTTGACTTTATCATACAAATGACCGGTCTTAGCAAAGAAGAGATAGAGAAACTATAA
- the tyrS gene encoding tyrosine--tRNA ligase: MNKALKILQERGFIQQCTDLQALSDRMDKGQIAFYTGIDPTGLSLHIGHMVPIFALKHLCREGHKGVVLVGGGTSRIGDPSGKTEMRKMLSYDELDKNAASIQNQIEKFLAEDIKNVRFVNNKDWLADLNYIDFLRDIGSHFSVNKMLSFEAYKKRMETGLSFLEFNYQLLQSYDFLMLNQNYNVELQIGGDDQWGNMVAGSDLIRRKGGGEVFALTFSLVTRADGQKMGKSEKGALFLDPSLVSPYDFFQYWRNTADADVEKFMLLFTFLPIEEIKSVCAGDINKAKERLAFEVTALIHGKEEAEKALEGARAAFSGGGNKEAMPTANLSLSKLNEGIGVLDLFAEAGLASTKSDARRLVEQGGAFINEEKISEIKAIIGKEKLDKDKEMILRAGKKRFMRIIFS; the protein is encoded by the coding sequence ATGAACAAAGCATTAAAAATATTACAGGAGAGGGGCTTTATCCAGCAATGTACCGATTTGCAAGCCCTTTCCGATAGAATGGACAAGGGGCAAATCGCCTTTTACACAGGTATCGACCCGACAGGGCTCAGCTTACACATAGGGCACATGGTTCCGATTTTTGCCTTAAAGCATCTATGCCGTGAGGGACACAAGGGAGTCGTTTTAGTCGGCGGGGGCACTTCGCGAATAGGAGACCCGTCGGGAAAAACAGAAATGCGTAAGATGCTTTCTTATGATGAACTCGATAAAAATGCGGCCTCAATTCAAAACCAGATTGAAAAATTTTTAGCGGAAGATATTAAGAATGTACGCTTTGTCAACAACAAGGATTGGCTTGCCGATTTAAACTACATCGATTTTTTACGAGATATAGGTTCTCATTTTTCGGTCAACAAAATGCTCAGCTTTGAAGCCTACAAAAAAAGAATGGAAACAGGGCTTTCCTTTTTGGAATTCAATTATCAGCTTTTGCAAAGCTATGACTTTTTAATGCTCAATCAAAACTACAATGTCGAACTCCAAATAGGCGGTGATGACCAGTGGGGAAACATGGTTGCAGGAAGCGACCTTATCCGCAGAAAAGGAGGCGGCGAGGTTTTTGCCCTCACCTTCTCGCTGGTTACAAGAGCCGACGGCCAAAAAATGGGAAAGAGCGAAAAGGGAGCTCTCTTCTTGGATCCGTCCCTTGTTTCTCCCTACGATTTTTTCCAATATTGGAGAAACACAGCCGATGCCGATGTCGAAAAGTTTATGCTGCTTTTTACATTCCTTCCTATAGAAGAAATAAAATCGGTTTGTGCAGGGGACATAAACAAGGCTAAGGAAAGGTTAGCCTTTGAAGTTACAGCCCTTATTCACGGAAAAGAAGAAGCGGAAAAAGCCTTGGAAGGAGCAAGGGCGGCTTTTTCAGGCGGAGGAAATAAGGAAGCCATGCCCACGGCAAATTTGAGTCTTTCAAAATTAAATGAGGGCATCGGTGTTCTAGATCTCTTTGCCGAAGCCGGACTAGCCTCCACCAAAAGCGATGCCCGCCGCCTTGTCGAGCAGGGAGGAGCTTTTATAAACGAAGAAAAAATTTCTGAAATCAAGGCTATAATCGGAAAAGAAAAACTCGACAAGGACAAGGAGATGATTTTGCGTGCCGGTAAAAAACGATTTATGAGGATAATTTTCAGCTAA
- a CDS encoding 16S rRNA pseudouridine(516) synthase yields MKTRLDRILALSGLGSRSDVKKMIRKKNCCVDGVRIVSPSFILDTDLNKITIDGEPLVLRTNVYLMFNKPQGCVTSTSDPEHKTVMDYIKAPFDRMKLFPIGRLDIDTEGLLIITDDGEITHKITSPKSGTVKTYYLELSREPSDEEFRTYCEEFEKGIVLKNGYKCLPAKFEKCENKTGSFRSGFLMHITEGKFHQVKKMCLSAGNELCYLRRIAVGSIVLDENLKTGEYRELSAEEIDSLRDY; encoded by the coding sequence TTGAAAACCCGTTTGGATAGAATATTGGCCCTCAGCGGTTTAGGCTCTCGAAGTGATGTAAAAAAAATGATACGTAAAAAAAACTGCTGCGTAGACGGGGTGCGTATTGTTTCCCCTTCCTTTATTTTAGACACTGACCTAAATAAAATAACTATAGACGGGGAGCCTCTTGTGTTGAGGACAAATGTTTATCTTATGTTTAATAAGCCTCAAGGCTGTGTAACTTCGACAAGCGATCCCGAGCATAAAACCGTAATGGATTATATAAAAGCTCCCTTTGACAGGATGAAGCTATTTCCTATCGGCCGGCTGGATATAGACACCGAAGGCCTTTTGATTATTACCGATGACGGCGAGATTACCCACAAGATTACCTCGCCTAAGTCGGGAACGGTAAAGACTTATTATCTGGAGTTAAGCCGAGAGCCCTCCGATGAAGAGTTTAGAACTTACTGCGAAGAGTTTGAAAAAGGAATTGTGTTAAAAAACGGTTATAAGTGCCTTCCTGCAAAATTCGAAAAATGCGAAAACAAAACCGGTTCTTTTAGAAGCGGATTTTTAATGCACATAACCGAGGGAAAATTCCATCAAGTAAAAAAAATGTGCTTAAGCGCAGGGAACGAACTTTGTTACCTGCGCCGTATTGCAGTCGGTTCAATTGTTTTAGATGAGAACTTGAAGACCGGAGAATACCGCGAGCTTTCTGCCGAAGAGATAGATTCGCTCAGAGATTATTGA
- a CDS encoding alpha-hydroxy-acid oxidizing protein, with amino-acid sequence MSVNKKYKCRLCKVCNGKACIGELPGMGGVFESANFILNCAEWKNYYTSDSYPMPRLRLAPMTGAIENIGYEDERQFYFDLIRASVKAGLALSIGDGYPDLKLFSGIEALKDVKKKGAVFLKPYPQMKLFERIETSMEAAEIIGVDTDAYNIVTMRNLVHLEKKTAKDLAALKKYAKLPFAVKGIFSSYDIEVVKELKPDIAIISNHGGRIETDRGSVAAFAHSHLKEIKKYSGEVWADGGLRKRGDFMAASSLGVEEILIGRPCITALLRDKENGIKNCIDSILGKDLNKEACGSLGSSPLRSFEKH; translated from the coding sequence ATGAGTGTGAACAAAAAATATAAGTGCCGATTATGCAAGGTATGTAACGGAAAAGCCTGCATAGGAGAGCTTCCCGGAATGGGCGGAGTCTTTGAAAGTGCTAATTTTATTTTAAACTGTGCCGAGTGGAAAAATTATTATACATCTGATTCCTATCCTATGCCGAGGCTCCGTCTTGCTCCTATGACGGGGGCCATAGAAAATATCGGCTATGAGGACGAAAGGCAATTTTATTTTGACCTTATAAGGGCATCGGTTAAGGCCGGCCTAGCTTTAAGCATTGGGGACGGCTATCCCGACTTAAAACTTTTTTCAGGGATAGAAGCCTTAAAGGATGTTAAAAAAAAAGGTGCAGTCTTTTTAAAACCATATCCTCAGATGAAGCTTTTTGAAAGAATTGAGACCTCAATGGAGGCGGCGGAAATTATCGGGGTAGATACGGATGCTTATAATATTGTAACTATGCGGAATCTTGTTCACCTTGAAAAAAAGACTGCAAAAGATTTGGCTGCTTTAAAAAAATATGCAAAGCTCCCCTTTGCCGTTAAGGGTATTTTTTCCTCCTATGATATTGAAGTTGTGAAGGAGCTAAAACCCGACATTGCCATAATTTCAAATCACGGCGGCCGTATCGAAACCGATAGGGGGAGCGTTGCCGCATTTGCTCACTCTCATTTAAAAGAGATAAAAAAATATTCAGGCGAAGTTTGGGCTGACGGCGGCTTACGGAAAAGAGGAGATTTTATGGCAGCTTCTTCCTTGGGAGTTGAAGAAATTTTAATAGGCCGCCCCTGTATTACCGCCCTCCTTAGAGACAAGGAGAATGGAATAAAAAATTGTATCGATTCTATTTTAGGTAAAGATTTAAATAAAGAAGCTTGCGGCTCCTTAGGGAGCAGCCCTTTAAGGAGCTTTGAAAAACATTGA
- a CDS encoding LIC_12708 family protein, protein MKNLKKILLVVFIGLLFGCGRETPLELEREEKFSLNYGLFENELNLFNLNSTYSRPDTQILMKEGIFYIVNSGGQKILKLSSFGDLLTFFYNPDSNMEPSFMQNDSQDVKATTRGAVKYPFNHPALLTVNSSKHLFVVDSVLDERIEYDHEENLALRDIILHFDENGTFIDYLGQEGFGGTPFPSIEGIHTNSSNDIIVVCRTQTSLKIYWYNNKGDLLYKIPIFFNAVPNPYESSNKIFSSIDKIIPDFDELYLYIKIDYYLEEKDAATRANLGVSYDKSCLYFLNIKTGKYDKKMDIDAYEEIETSGTETFTFKKVYEMMGITESNWCYLLTPTTKGYALEMMNLKSQKKYKKDLIVSNDETFYNTFHVSSKGIISAILAREDKALIVWWRADKIIGDK, encoded by the coding sequence ATGAAAAATCTAAAAAAAATATTGCTTGTAGTTTTTATCGGCCTTTTATTCGGCTGCGGACGCGAAACTCCTTTAGAGCTTGAGAGAGAAGAAAAGTTCAGCCTTAATTACGGGCTTTTTGAAAACGAGCTCAATCTTTTTAATTTGAACAGTACCTATTCACGTCCTGACACACAGATTTTGATGAAAGAAGGTATATTCTACATAGTTAATTCGGGCGGACAAAAAATATTAAAGCTTTCGTCATTCGGAGACTTGCTTACCTTTTTTTATAACCCCGACTCGAACATGGAGCCTTCTTTTATGCAAAACGATTCTCAGGATGTTAAGGCGACTACAAGGGGCGCTGTAAAATATCCCTTTAATCATCCTGCTCTTTTAACCGTAAACTCTTCCAAGCATCTTTTTGTTGTAGATTCCGTTTTGGATGAAAGAATCGAGTACGATCATGAGGAAAATTTGGCCCTAAGGGATATAATCCTGCATTTCGATGAAAACGGAACTTTTATAGATTATCTGGGGCAGGAAGGTTTTGGCGGAACGCCTTTTCCGTCTATTGAGGGGATTCATACGAATTCTTCCAACGATATAATAGTCGTTTGCCGAACACAGACAAGTTTAAAAATTTATTGGTATAATAACAAGGGCGACTTGTTATATAAGATACCTATCTTTTTTAATGCAGTGCCTAATCCATATGAAAGTTCTAATAAAATATTTTCTTCGATAGATAAGATAATTCCCGATTTTGATGAGCTTTATTTATATATTAAAATTGATTACTATCTTGAAGAAAAGGATGCTGCAACGAGGGCAAACCTTGGAGTAAGTTACGATAAAAGCTGTTTATATTTTTTAAATATCAAAACGGGTAAGTATGATAAAAAAATGGATATAGATGCTTATGAGGAAATTGAAACATCTGGAACCGAAACTTTTACCTTTAAAAAGGTTTATGAGATGATGGGTATTACGGAAAGTAATTGGTGTTACTTGTTGACTCCTACTACTAAAGGATATGCTCTTGAAATGATGAATTTAAAATCTCAAAAAAAATATAAAAAAGATTTGATTGTTTCAAACGATGAAACATTTTATAATACTTTCCATGTTTCCTCTAAGGGAATTATTTCGGCCATTCTTGCCCGAGAAGACAAGGCCTTAATTGTATGGTGGCGTGCCGATAAAATTATCGGGGATAAATAA
- a CDS encoding class II aldolase/adducin family protein, translating into MTLDEAKSIIIETGKKLLTSGLTVRTWGNVSVRIDADTFAITPSGYGYENLKPEHIVVLKINRPETSGPVKPSSERFVHASLYKADQNIKFIIHTHQKFASAVSGCFSSIPVENEDLSSILGESVPVARYASAGTKRIARHIVKCLKKPAGAIIMAQHGTVCFGADAAEAFAQAEALEELCRNLIFAEVPGLALAYRRYERKALQPLINFYASCREGDSCTVYDKSTDITVCKMDIKSGNIIEGLFDFQADLHRCIYDTYPDVNFIEQSSLPAALFVSKKMNIDNCIPAFLDDFAQIAGENVFLFPFFESRAEEMSTEIVDALKNRSSVLINESGALCCVSDKNDISALKEILEKDLLALVLSWKFKNYFPISRRSAKKMRSGYIGEYSKMSLQI; encoded by the coding sequence ATGACCCTTGATGAAGCAAAAAGTATTATAATAGAGACGGGAAAGAAGCTTTTAACGTCCGGTCTGACGGTACGTACATGGGGAAATGTCAGCGTGCGTATAGATGCCGATACTTTTGCTATCACTCCTTCAGGCTATGGTTATGAGAATTTAAAACCTGAGCATATAGTTGTTCTTAAAATCAATAGGCCTGAAACTTCCGGGCCTGTCAAGCCTTCTTCAGAGAGGTTTGTTCATGCAAGTCTTTACAAAGCCGATCAAAATATAAAGTTTATAATCCATACACATCAAAAATTTGCCTCTGCCGTTTCGGGCTGTTTTTCTTCCATACCTGTTGAAAATGAGGATCTTAGTTCCATCTTAGGGGAATCGGTTCCTGTGGCAAGGTATGCTTCTGCCGGAACAAAAAGAATAGCCCGCCATATTGTAAAATGCTTAAAAAAACCTGCCGGGGCAATAATTATGGCTCAACATGGGACCGTCTGTTTCGGTGCTGATGCGGCGGAAGCTTTTGCCCAAGCCGAGGCTCTGGAAGAGCTTTGCCGTAATTTGATTTTTGCTGAAGTTCCGGGTCTGGCCCTTGCTTACCGGCGATATGAAAGAAAAGCCTTGCAGCCTTTGATTAATTTTTACGCAAGCTGCCGAGAGGGCGATTCATGCACTGTTTACGATAAAAGTACCGATATTACCGTTTGCAAGATGGATATAAAATCCGGAAATATAATTGAAGGCCTTTTTGATTTTCAAGCCGACTTACATCGGTGCATATACGATACCTACCCGGATGTTAATTTTATAGAACAAAGTTCTCTTCCTGCGGCTCTTTTTGTTTCAAAAAAAATGAACATAGATAACTGCATACCGGCTTTTTTGGATGATTTTGCTCAGATTGCCGGCGAAAACGTTTTTTTGTTTCCTTTTTTTGAAAGCCGAGCTGAAGAGATGAGCACGGAAATTGTAGATGCTTTAAAAAACCGCTCTTCTGTTTTGATAAATGAAAGCGGTGCTCTTTGTTGTGTTTCCGATAAGAATGATATCAGCGCCTTAAAAGAAATCTTGGAAAAAGATCTTTTGGCCCTTGTTCTTTCATGGAAATTTAAAAATTATTTTCCGATCAGCCGCAGGAGTGCAAAAAAAATGAGAAGCGGTTATATCGGAGAATATTCTAAAATGAGTTTACAAATTTAG
- a CDS encoding response regulator: MYSALEVANICGVVNQTAINWIRNGYLKAFNTPGGQYRVYYEDLLLFIKERGMKVPPELQDSVEDAHWNSIIVIDDDAVLNEAIASFLNKNLPNLTVFKSLDGFDAGTQLVKHKPGFVILDIDLPGVNGKEICKKIKTDPFFGQPYIIVITGLDDESLEKQMKDLGADSFFRKPIDFNAILREINEVVS; encoded by the coding sequence ATGTACTCCGCTCTTGAAGTTGCAAATATCTGCGGAGTTGTAAATCAGACAGCCATTAACTGGATTAGAAACGGCTATTTAAAAGCGTTTAATACGCCGGGCGGACAATATAGGGTATATTATGAAGACTTGCTCCTCTTTATAAAAGAAAGAGGAATGAAGGTTCCTCCCGAATTACAGGATTCAGTGGAAGATGCTCATTGGAATTCTATCATAGTTATAGATGATGACGCGGTTTTAAATGAGGCTATTGCTTCATTTTTAAACAAAAATCTTCCTAACTTGACTGTATTCAAATCCCTTGACGGTTTTGATGCAGGAACTCAACTTGTAAAGCATAAACCGGGCTTTGTGATTTTGGATATAGACCTTCCCGGAGTCAACGGCAAGGAAATATGCAAAAAAATAAAAACCGATCCTTTTTTCGGACAGCCTTATATAATTGTTATTACAGGACTGGATGACGAATCTTTAGAAAAGCAGATGAAAGATTTGGGTGCTGATTCCTTCTTTAGGAAGCCCATAGATTTTAATGCTATATTAAGAGAGATCAACGAGGTTGTGAGCTAG
- the recX gene encoding recombination regulator RecX has protein sequence MQDEDSSSASVNPFSIADICSTSSDLVKIINSEGVSFVTRPDYFDEDDFDGLVAECGCPISDESLEALLNAVRIYEAECTAAAYLYRAEHSRFQLELKLKKKGFLAFEINPALDYLVRIGLLDDERFARAWLNTRAISKKEGRNRLASELTIRGVSFKIVKDVLDEFFLEHSEEDICRKALKKQLINGVDKPRLMRKMYRLGFSVSTVNICLEELENITDSF, from the coding sequence GTGCAAGACGAAGATTCCAGTTCAGCAAGCGTTAATCCTTTTTCTATTGCGGATATATGCAGCACTTCTTCAGATTTGGTGAAAATCATCAATTCTGAAGGAGTGTCTTTTGTAACACGGCCTGATTATTTTGATGAAGATGACTTTGACGGCCTTGTTGCTGAATGCGGCTGCCCTATAAGCGATGAATCGCTCGAGGCACTGCTTAATGCGGTAAGAATTTATGAGGCTGAGTGTACCGCTGCGGCCTATTTATACAGAGCTGAACATTCCAGATTTCAGTTGGAATTGAAGCTCAAAAAAAAAGGCTTTTTAGCTTTTGAAATTAATCCGGCACTCGACTATCTTGTGAGGATAGGATTGCTTGATGATGAACGGTTTGCCAGAGCTTGGCTTAATACCAGAGCTATAAGTAAAAAAGAAGGCCGTAATAGATTGGCCTCCGAGCTTACGATAAGAGGAGTAAGCTTTAAAATTGTGAAAGATGTGCTTGATGAGTTTTTTTTGGAGCATTCGGAAGAAGATATTTGCCGAAAAGCTTTGAAAAAACAGCTGATAAATGGGGTGGATAAACCTCGGTTGATGCGTAAAATGTATAGACTGGGTTTTTCCGTTAGTACTGTGAATATATGTTTGGAGGAACTTGAAAACATAACCGACTCTTTTTAA
- the rpsI gene encoding 30S ribosomal protein S9, with amino-acid sequence MKNIGMGTGRRKTSVARVYIRDGKGQLTVNDRDINEYFATPEQVQKAKEPLMVTAGESKYDIIITVRGGGLTGQAGACSHGIARALAQVDASNHASLKANGLLTRDSRMVERKKFGQRGARRRFQFSKR; translated from the coding sequence GTGAAAAATATTGGAATGGGAACAGGCCGACGAAAAACTTCAGTGGCGCGAGTATACATTCGGGATGGAAAAGGTCAGTTAACGGTCAATGATAGAGACATTAACGAATATTTTGCCACTCCGGAACAAGTCCAAAAAGCAAAAGAACCATTAATGGTTACTGCAGGTGAATCTAAGTATGATATTATAATCACTGTACGAGGCGGAGGTCTTACAGGCCAAGCCGGTGCGTGCTCTCACGGAATTGCAAGAGCTTTGGCCCAAGTAGATGCATCAAATCATGCATCCTTAAAGGCTAACGGATTGCTTACACGTGATTCACGAATGGTTGAACGAAAAAAATTCGGTCAGCGCGGTGCAAGACGAAGATTCCAGTTCAGCAAGCGTTAA
- the rplM gene encoding 50S ribosomal protein L13, with protein sequence MKTIFFKEHEAPRSWYVIDAAGKPLGRVAAKTAAMLRGKHKVSFAPHQEIGDYVVIINAEKVAVTGNKAKDKMYYTHSGYVGGLKSINFNGLIAKKPAEPLMIAIKGMLPKGPLGRKLLTNVKVYAGPEHPHQAQNPIAVEV encoded by the coding sequence ATGAAAACTATTTTTTTTAAAGAACATGAAGCGCCGCGCTCTTGGTACGTTATTGATGCCGCCGGGAAGCCGCTTGGTCGCGTTGCTGCTAAAACTGCAGCTATGCTGAGAGGAAAACACAAGGTAAGTTTTGCACCTCATCAGGAAATCGGTGATTATGTCGTTATTATTAATGCCGAAAAAGTAGCCGTAACAGGAAATAAGGCTAAAGATAAGATGTACTATACTCACTCCGGTTATGTAGGCGGTTTAAAGTCTATCAACTTTAACGGCTTAATCGCTAAAAAACCGGCTGAACCCTTGATGATTGCAATTAAAGGTATGCTTCCTAAGGGACCCCTTGGAAGAAAACTTTTAACGAATGTTAAGGTCTATGCAGGCCCCGAACATCCTCACCAAGCACAAAACCCCATAGCGGTTGAAGTATAA